The stretch of DNA AGCGGATGTCGGGGAGCAATTCGAAGAGATCGGCGTAGGCCTCCCGGACCTGGCCCTGGCCGACGTACCGGCGGCCCCACGGGTCCTCGCCCCCGGACGATTCGTAGACGCAGTCCGCCGTCATCATCTCCATGATCGCATCGAGATCGTGGCGGCTCCACGCGGCGATGTGGGCGACCAACAGATCGTGATACGTGTTCCCCCCGGGCCCCGGGGTCATGCCGCGGTCCTCCTCTCGGACGTCTCGGCCGTCTCGCTGGCTGCGGTTGTGCGCCGGCACTAATAGGTATGCGGCGGGCGCGCCGGGTCCCTCCATGGCGCCTGTCCCGCGCGAGGCGCGGGACAGGCCGGCGCCGCCCGGAACGGCAGGGCCGTCCCCGGGCGGACGCGAAGAGGAAGACCATCATGGCCGCACCGGCGACGCTCCACCTGTGGACGGGGTGGCCGCACGTGTTGCGCGCCCAGCAGTTCGATCCGCCGGCCCTCGACTGCGTCTTCCGCGAGGCCAAACTGGCCGAGGAAATCGTCAACAGCGGGGGCAGCAACCTCCTCAAGGGCAAGATCGTGCTCACGCTCTTTTACGAGCCGAGCACCCGCACGCGGCTGTCGTTCGAGTTTGCCACCTATCACCTCGGCGGCCGCGTGCTGTCGTCCGAGGCGGCGCGGGAATTTTCGTCGGCCGCCAAGGGCGAGTCGATCGAGGACACGATCCGCGTCGTCTGCCGTTACCGTCCCTCGGCGATCGTGATGCGCCACTACGAGGAGGGCGCCGCCGAACGCGCCGCGGCCGTCGCGGTGGAATCCCGCGCGGGGCGGCCCATCCCCGTGTTCAACGCCGGCGACGGGCCGGGCCAGCACCCCACCCAGGCACTGCTCGACGCGTACACGATCTGGCGCGTCCGCGGCACGCTGGAAGGCGCCACGGTCGCCGTGGCCGGCGACCTGCTCTACGGCCGCACCGCCCGCTCGCTCTGCTACCTGCTGGCGAAGTATCCCGGCGTGTCGATCCGGTTGATCGCCCCGCGGGCCGTGCAGATGAAGGACGATCTGCTGGCCTATCTGCGGCGGCACAAGGTGCCGGTGACGCAGACCGAGGATCTCGCCGGCGGGGTGCGCGGCGCGGACGTGCTGTACGTCACGCGCATTCAGAAGGAACGCTTCGGCGAGGCGAACGCCGCGGCGTACGAGGAGGTCCGGGACGCGTTTGCGGTGACGCCGGAGATCCTCGCCGGCCTCCCGCCGGACGCGATCGTGATGCATCCGCTGCCCCGGGTGGAGGGGCCGCACTCGGAACTGCCGATCGCGGTCGACGGGGATCCGCGCGTGGTGATCTTCGAGCAAACCGAAGCCGGGATGTACGTCCGCATGGCGCTGCTCAAGCTCGCCTGCGCCGTCGCCCCCGTCTTCCGCGAGGCGAACCCCGTCTCGCGCGGGGCGAGCGGCCGGTCGCGAGGCTGGGCCGGCCGGTAAGCCGATCCGCCCCGCCGTCTCCGATGCCGTCCGTCGTCCTTCGCTGGACCGAGTGGTCCGCCGATCCCCTCATCATCGCCGCGCTCGCCGCCACGGCGGCTGGGTATCTCGCCCTGACGCGGCGGTTCCCGCCGCGCGCGCTGGGGGGCCTCGGGCTCGGGCAGCCGCTCGCGTTTTGGGGGGGAGAGGCGGCGCTCGTCCTGGCACTGCTCTCGCCGATCGACGCCGGCGCGGCATACCTGTTCACGCTGCACATGCTGCAGCACATGCTGCTGACGCTGGTGGCGCCGGCGCTGTTCGCGCTGGCCGTGCCGCCGGGGCTGATCGGGTGGGCGTACCGGCGCCCGGCGGCGCGCCGGATCGTGCGCGCGGTCTGGAACCCCGTGCTCGCCTTCGTGGTGTTCAACGGGACGCTGCTGGCCTGGCATCTCCCCGCCGCGTACGACGCCACACTCCGCGCGCCGTGGGTGCACGCGGCGGAGCACCTCAGCTTCGTCGCGGCCGGGACGGTCTTTTGGGGCGTGATCGTCTCGCCGGCGCCGGCGCTCGTGCGCACGCCGCTCGGCCTGCGGTTCGCCCTCCTCATCGGGGCCGACGTCGTGAACTTCGTGCTGGGGTTCGCCCTCACGTTCGCGGGACACCCCTGGTACACCGCCTACACGGAGGTGCCGAGACTGTGGGGTCTCTCCCCCCTCGACGACCTGCACCTCGGCGGCGTCCTCATGTGGGTCATGGGCCAGATGATGTACGCGATCCCCGTGCTGATCCTGCTGAACGTGATTCTGTGGCGCGACGGCCGGACGATCCACCCCGCGACGGGTGATCGCCCCCGCGGCCGCCGCCGCGCCGGGGCGCGCTCGGCGACGGGGATGCTATGATGATGGGCGCCGCGGGCATCTGAGTCACGATCGGGGGTGCAGCACGTGACGGTACCGGCAGGAGGCCGCGGAGCGGCCGGAGGTCCCGCGCTAGACGGGGGAACGGCCGGCCGGGAACTGGCGACCACGACGCTGACGGGCGGACAGGCCCTGGTGCGGGCGCTGCGGACGCAGGGTGTGGACACGGTCTTCGGCCTGCCCGGCGTGCAGATGGATTGGGCCTTCGACGCGCTCTACGAGCAGCGGG from bacterium encodes:
- a CDS encoding cytochrome c oxidase assembly protein; this translates as MPSVVLRWTEWSADPLIIAALAATAAGYLALTRRFPPRALGGLGLGQPLAFWGGEAALVLALLSPIDAGAAYLFTLHMLQHMLLTLVAPALFALAVPPGLIGWAYRRPAARRIVRAVWNPVLAFVVFNGTLLAWHLPAAYDATLRAPWVHAAEHLSFVAAGTVFWGVIVSPAPALVRTPLGLRFALLIGADVVNFVLGFALTFAGHPWYTAYTEVPRLWGLSPLDDLHLGGVLMWVMGQMMYAIPVLILLNVILWRDGRTIHPATGDRPRGRRRAGARSATGML
- the pyrB gene encoding aspartate carbamoyltransferase; the encoded protein is MAAPATLHLWTGWPHVLRAQQFDPPALDCVFREAKLAEEIVNSGGSNLLKGKIVLTLFYEPSTRTRLSFEFATYHLGGRVLSSEAAREFSSAAKGESIEDTIRVVCRYRPSAIVMRHYEEGAAERAAAVAVESRAGRPIPVFNAGDGPGQHPTQALLDAYTIWRVRGTLEGATVAVAGDLLYGRTARSLCYLLAKYPGVSIRLIAPRAVQMKDDLLAYLRRHKVPVTQTEDLAGGVRGADVLYVTRIQKERFGEANAAAYEEVRDAFAVTPEILAGLPPDAIVMHPLPRVEGPHSELPIAVDGDPRVVIFEQTEAGMYVRMALLKLACAVAPVFREANPVSRGASGRSRGWAGR
- a CDS encoding nuclear transport factor 2 family protein, with amino-acid sequence MTPGPGGNTYHDLLVAHIAAWSRHDLDAIMEMMTADCVYESSGGEDPWGRRYVGQGQVREAYADLFELLPDIRYQNARHSVAGERGVSEWTMVATRPDGSRIESRGCDLFEFRGGKIHRRDSYRKRRIAR